The Vicia villosa cultivar HV-30 ecotype Madison, WI linkage group LG1, Vvil1.0, whole genome shotgun sequence genome includes a region encoding these proteins:
- the LOC131619363 gene encoding uncharacterized protein LOC131619363, giving the protein MASDSKSNLKITIQSHPSESTLAELNIKCWPKWGCSPGKYQLKFDAEETCYLLKGKVKAYTKGSSEYVEFGAGDLVTIPKGLSCTWDVSVAVDKYYKFEASSSS; this is encoded by the exons ATGGCTTCAGATTCCAAATCAAATCTTAAAATCACCATACAAAGCCATCCTTCAGAATCAACCTTAGCTGAACTCAACATCAAGTGTTGGCCCaa ATGGGGGTGTTCACCAGGTAAATACCAGTTAAAGTTTGATGCAGAGGAAACATGCTATCTGTTGAAAGGAAAAGTTAAAGCATACACAAAAGGGTCATCAGAGTATGTAGAGTTTGGAGCTGGAGATCTTGTGACAATTCCAAAAGGACTAAGTTGTACTTGGGATGTTTCTGTTGCTGTTGATAAGTACTACAAATTTGAAGCTTCATCATCTTCTTAA